In one Bombyx mori chromosome 4, ASM3026992v2 genomic region, the following are encoded:
- the Defensin gene encoding defensin-like protein precursor — protein MAHQRKSLVIFIFLTVLVFVFALPRDATVFDNQHSEVAIEKSTSKIDSSDVKIPGRIWCEFEEATETAICQEHCLPKGYSYGICVSNTCSCI, from the exons ATGGCGCATCAACGGAAAAGTttggttatttttatatttctcacGGTGCTCGTGTTTGTGTTTGCGTTGCCGAGAGACGCAACCGTCTTTGACAACCAACACTCTGAGGTGGCAATCGAAAAGTCTACTTCGAAAATAGATTCCTCAG ATGTTAAGATTCCTGGGCGGATATGGTGCGAGTTCGAAGAAGCAACAGAGACTGCGATTTGTCAGGAACATTGTCTTCCCAAAGGCTATTCTTATGGAATATGTGTTAGTAACACTTGCAGTTGCATTTAA
- the LOC101745628 gene encoding negative elongation factor E, protein MVYLHFPSNLTEEELMLQAKYQKLKKKKKALQALKAPKPEPEKPILPKRPTEARDAREIARKLLKSGAIQAIKSPPTQPQNTTFKKPRAGRERKLSGSAGVPGGVASYQPFSASQEPPPQEEKQTPRVKYLYDSFVTAREKDDKGSRTPNPGGSTPSQSDGRSCTLQLVGQRISEEILRRRLATFEPFAFMPKDDKAFLTFDSPDIASHALSALEGNEEGWRINIARRPPQQQGTWSASSSPRNPQPPPKDLKRTLLTYDDIFD, encoded by the exons atggtCTATTTACATTTTCCTTCGAACCTAACCGAGGAAGAACTAATGCTACAAGCTAAATACCAGAAactaaaaaagaagaagaaagctTTGCAAGCCCTTAAGGCACCAAAACCCGAACCAGAAAAGCCAATTTTACCAAAAAGGCCTACAGAAGCCAGAGATGCCAGGGAAATAGCTAGAAAATTGCTGAAAAGTGGTGCTATTCAAGCTATTAAAAGTCCTCCAACTCAGCCACAGAACACCACTTTCAAAAAACCACGTGCAG GTCGAGAAAGGAAATTAAGTGGTTCTGCTGGAGTACCTGGAGGTGTTGCTTCATATCAACCATTCAGTGCTTCACAAGAACCTCCACCTCAAGAAGAGAAACAAACTCCAAGAGTTAAATATCTTTATGACTCTTTTGTCACTGCCAGAGAAAA ggACGACAAAGGCTCACGCACACCCAATCCAGGTGGCAGTACACCGTCTCAATCAGATGGTCGCAGTTGTACTTTACAATTGGTCGGTCAACGGATATCTGAAGAGATATTGAGGAGACGCCTGGCTACTTTTGAGCCCTTTGCATTCATGCCAAAAGATGACAA ggCTTTCTTAACCTTCGATAGTCCTGACATTGCGTCGCACGCTTTGTCGGCTCTTGAAGGCAACGAGGAGGGCTGGCGTATAAACATCGCGAGAAGACCTCCGCAGCAACAAGGGACTTGGAGTGCGTCGTCTTCACCACGAAATCCACAACCGCCTCCCAAGGACTTGAAACGTACATTATTGACTTATGATGATATATTTGATTAA